The following proteins are co-located in the Camelina sativa cultivar DH55 chromosome 12, Cs, whole genome shotgun sequence genome:
- the LOC104729688 gene encoding uncharacterized protein LOC104729688 — translation MAVSFHSRSNSYPSRQHPQAAHVDEQLTRLRSSETASSSSSICQRLSNLQDLHDSLEKMIRLTVTNQALSQDQIEKLLDGSIKILDLCNIAKDSLSQTKESLKEIQSIVRRKRGDLSAEVKKYLASRKFLKKSFQKVLKSLKTGENKNNDLAVFGEAETVTIALFETLFSFMSGSKACGKWSVVSKMISQSIATYEAEANEFTIVDLEFQSEKSLKVENVQILESCIQDLEDGIESLSKSLIKYRVSILNI, via the coding sequence atggcagTCTCCTTCCATTCTCGATCTAACAGCTACCCTTCAAGACAACACCCTCAAGCCGCTCATGTTGATGAGCAGTTGACCCGATTGAGATCTTCTGAGacagcttcttcatcttcttccatctgTCAAAGACTTAGTAACCTTCAAGATTTACATGATTCTCTTGAAAAGATGATTCGCTTAACAGTCACCAACCAGGCTTTATCTCAAGATCAGATTGAAAAGCTTCTTGATGGATCCATCAAGATCTTGGATTTATGCAACATTGCCAAGGATAGTTTGTCACAAACGAAAGAGAGTCTCAAGGAGATCCAATCGATTGTAAGAAGAAAGCGTGGAGATCTATCCGCTGAGGTCAAGAAATACTTAGCCTCAAGAAAGTTTCTCAAAAAATCATTCCAAAAAGTACTCAAGAGTTTGAAAACCggcgaaaacaaaaacaacgaTTTGGCTGTGTTTGGAGAAGCGGAAACTGTAACAATTGCTTTGTTTGAAACTCTATTTAGCTTCATGTCCGGATCAAAGGCTTGTGGCAAATGGTCAGTGGTCTCAAAGATGATAAGCCAAAGCATAGCTACATATGAAGCTGAAGCAAATGAATTCACGATAGTCGACTTGGAGTTCCAATCAGAGAAGTCTTTGAAGGTGGAGAATGTGCAGATCTTAGAGTCATGCATTCAAGATCTTGAAGATGGAATTGAGTCACTCtctaaatcattaatcaaatacaGAGTCTCAATTCTTAACATCTAA
- the LOC104729690 gene encoding cytokinin riboside 5'-monophosphate phosphoribohydrolase LOG5, whose translation MEIVESRFKRVCVFCGSSSGNRDCYRDAATDLAQELVTRRLNLVYGGGSIGLMGLVSQAVHEAGGHVLGIIPRTLMDKEITGETYGEVKAVADMHERKAEMARHSDCFIALPGGYGTLEELLEVITWAQLGIHDKPVGLLNVDGYYNYLLTFIDKAVDDGFIKPSQRHIFVSAPNAKELVQKLEAYKPVSDGVIAKSRWEVEKKVQQPQQAVFCSNTSMQTEIAL comes from the exons ATGGAAATAGTGGAGTCGAGGTTCAAGAGGGTTTGTGTCTTCTGTGGTAGCAGCAGCGGAAACAGAGACTGCTACAGAGATGCTGCCACTGATCTAGCTCAAGAACTG GTGACGAGGAGATTGAATCTTGTGTACGGAGGAGGAAGCATAGGTCTCATGGGTTTGGTCTCACAAGCTGTTCATGAAGCTGGAGGACATGTACTAGG GATCATACCAAGGACTCTTATGGACAAAGAG ATAACTGGAGAAACATATGGTGAAGTAAAAGCTGTGGCAGATATGCATGAAAGGAAAGCCGAAATGGCACGCCACTCGGATTGTTTCATAGCACTACCAG GTGGGTATGGAACACTGGAAGAGTTATTGGAAGTAATAACATGGGCACAACTTGGAATCCACGACAAGCCT GTGGGTTTGTTAAATGTGGATGGTTATTACAATTACCTCCTCACTTTCATTGATAAAGCCGTTGATGATGGCTTTATTAAGCCATCTCAGCGTCACATCTTTGTCTCTGCCCCTAATGCGAAAGAGCTTGTCCAAAAACTTGAG GCATATAAGCCAGTGAGTGATGGAGTCATAGCAAAATCTAGGTGGGAGGTTGAGAAGAAAGTGCAACAGCCGCAACAAGCAGTGTTCTGTTCTAACACAAGCATGCAGACTGAGATTGCTCTTTAG